A window from Schistosoma haematobium chromosome 1, whole genome shotgun sequence encodes these proteins:
- a CDS encoding hypothetical protein (EggNog:ENOG4103AQX~COG:S), translating to MTYYSRYVDDIFIVCNNQQHAINLLEFFNEAHPNIHFTMEHEKENMFHFLDIAIKQRKDGTVQRSVYKKDTWNGIYLNFNSFCPINYKNTLVKTLFHRTERICTSDTIEEEIMNVKKCLRNIRIPIEIH from the coding sequence atgacgtattattcgaggtatgttgatgatatcttcatcgtatgtaataatcaacaacatgcaATAAATCTGCTAGAGTTTTTCAATGAAGCTCatccaaatattcatttcactatggaacatgaaaaagaaaacatgttcCATTTCCTCGATATAGCGATAAAACAAAGAAAGGATGGCACAGTTCAAcgctcagtttataagaaagacacatggaatggtatttatctcaatttcaacagcttttgtccaatcaacTATAAAAACACACTtgtcaaaacactgtttcatagaacagaaagaatatgtacttccgatacaatagaagaggaaattatgaatgttaaaaagtgtttaagaaatatacggatacccattgaaattcattga